One window of the Paraburkholderia sp. PGU19 genome contains the following:
- the sucC gene encoding ADP-forming succinate--CoA ligase subunit beta yields the protein MKIHEYQGKEILRKFGVAVPRGKPVFSVDDAVKAAQELGGPVWVVKAQIHAGGRGKGGGVKVAKSLDQVREYSNQILGMQLVTHQTGPEGQKVNRLLIEEGADIKKELYVGLVIDRVSQKIVVMASSEGGMDVEEVAEKTPELIHKIAVDPSTGLKDAEADELAKKIGVPDASIPQARAILQGLYKAFWETDASLAEINPLILTGDGKVIALDAKFNFDSNALFRHPEIVAYRDLDEEDPAEVEASKFDLAYISLDGNIGCLVNGAGLAMATMDTIKLFGGEPANFLDVGGGATTEKVTEAFKLMLKNPNLTAILVNIFGGIMRCDVIAEGVIAASKAVDLQVPLVVRMKGTNEDLGKKMLADSGLPIISADSMEEAAQKVVAAAAGKA from the coding sequence ATGAAGATTCACGAGTACCAGGGTAAGGAAATCCTGCGGAAATTCGGAGTCGCGGTACCGCGCGGCAAGCCGGTCTTCTCGGTGGATGATGCGGTCAAGGCCGCTCAAGAGCTCGGTGGCCCGGTGTGGGTCGTCAAGGCTCAGATCCACGCGGGTGGCCGTGGCAAGGGTGGCGGCGTGAAGGTCGCGAAGTCGCTGGACCAGGTTCGTGAGTACTCGAACCAGATCCTCGGCATGCAACTTGTCACGCACCAGACGGGCCCGGAAGGCCAGAAGGTGAATCGCCTGCTGATCGAAGAAGGCGCTGACATCAAGAAGGAACTGTATGTCGGTCTCGTGATCGATCGCGTTTCGCAAAAGATCGTCGTGATGGCGTCGAGCGAAGGCGGCATGGACGTCGAAGAAGTCGCGGAAAAGACGCCGGAGCTGATCCACAAGATCGCCGTCGATCCGTCGACGGGTCTGAAAGACGCCGAAGCCGACGAACTCGCGAAGAAGATCGGCGTGCCCGACGCATCGATCCCGCAAGCGCGCGCGATCCTGCAAGGCCTGTACAAGGCATTCTGGGAAACAGACGCATCGCTGGCCGAAATCAACCCGCTGATCCTGACGGGCGACGGCAAGGTGATCGCACTGGACGCCAAGTTCAACTTCGATTCGAACGCACTGTTCCGTCATCCGGAAATCGTCGCGTACCGCGATCTGGACGAAGAAGATCCGGCTGAAGTCGAAGCGTCGAAGTTCGACCTCGCGTACATCTCGCTCGACGGCAACATCGGCTGTCTGGTGAACGGCGCTGGTCTTGCAATGGCGACGATGGACACGATCAAGCTGTTCGGCGGCGAACCGGCGAACTTCCTGGACGTCGGCGGTGGCGCGACGACGGAGAAGGTCACGGAAGCGTTCAAGCTGATGCTGAAGAACCCGAACCTGACGGCGATTCTCGTCAACATCTTCGGCGGCATCATGCGTTGCGACGTGATCGCGGAAGGCGTGATCGCAGCTTCGAAGGCGGTCGATCTGCAAGTGCCGCTCGTCGTGCGCATGAAGGGCACGAACGAAGACCTCGGCAAGAAGATGCTGGCCGATTCCGGCCTGCCGATCATCTCGGCAGACAGCATGGAAGAAGCTGCGCAGAAGGTCGTCGCGGCTGCCGCAGGCAAGGCCTGA
- the moaC gene encoding cyclic pyranopterin monophosphate synthase MoaC: MPELTHFDAAGQAHMVDVGGKAETKRIAVARGTIRMLPATFDLIRKGEAKKGDVIGIARIAAIQGAKRTADLIPLCHPLALTRVAVDFELDESGPAVHCRVQVETLGRTGVEMEALTAVQVGLLTVYDMCKAVDRGMTITDVKVMEKHGGKSGDWVAE; the protein is encoded by the coding sequence ATGCCCGAACTCACTCATTTCGACGCAGCCGGCCAGGCGCATATGGTCGACGTCGGCGGCAAGGCGGAAACGAAACGCATCGCGGTCGCGCGCGGAACCATCCGCATGCTGCCCGCAACGTTCGATCTGATCCGCAAAGGCGAGGCGAAGAAAGGCGACGTGATCGGCATCGCGCGTATCGCCGCGATCCAGGGCGCGAAGCGCACCGCCGATCTGATCCCCTTGTGTCACCCGCTGGCGCTCACCCGCGTTGCGGTCGATTTCGAACTCGACGAGTCGGGCCCAGCGGTGCATTGCCGCGTGCAGGTCGAGACGCTCGGCAGGACGGGGGTCGAGATGGAAGCGCTGACGGCCGTGCAGGTTGGACTGCTGACGGTCTATGACATGTGTAAAGCCGTCGATCGCGGGATGACCATCACCGATGTGAAGGTGATGGAGAAGCATGGCGGGAAGTCGGGGGATTGGGTAGCGGAGTGA
- a CDS encoding Wzy polymerase domain-containing protein, which produces MPNPFARYLSLFLLACALILPYAVVNHTYPIPTFYAEFTALSLYLLLGAGIAFLVATARPRVAFASPVVALVPLGFGLVLVAQSLVLPVAQPSMNWLGAGFLLAAFMATHAGFGFSRANLTENAFTVAAFALVVGGLFAVFCQTIQLFHLEVKVTPLVVAYSVMTERRPFGNMAQANHLATYIAFATAGAMYLVQTRRINIFIWLLVSAIFSGGLALTVSRGPWLQMGVIVVAGFWMAFAELRRNPARRRSNREWLIPVVLAVLFFAVNAAIRWANVHYDLGLAQSAAERMKDSSQIAPRLALWKYGWTMFRTHPLLGVGWGEFPRYQFDLAKALGGVEIANNSHDIFIDLLAKTGLIGLGIVLLGLAAWFVRVVRAPQTAARVFGLALIGVLVMHALVEYPQQYMFFLLPAMFVIGLLDTKPLRLIPGGISFGAFLVIVFGGLAALYPIYRDYARAEVLYYGSRPFDQYREDPSFLFGAWGEYGMATLLPMNSQDLPHKLAMHRQAMALLPGETVLRRYAVLQALSGDTNGAFDTVDRLKIFAEELHDWPSQLAYLYDLCDQQKTLGAFKAELMKKYGTPPKDINNDDEEGDDAD; this is translated from the coding sequence ATGCCCAACCCCTTCGCACGCTATCTTTCACTGTTCCTATTGGCGTGTGCGTTGATCCTGCCGTATGCAGTCGTCAACCACACGTATCCGATTCCGACCTTCTACGCCGAGTTCACGGCGCTGTCGCTCTATCTGCTGCTGGGCGCGGGCATCGCGTTTCTGGTGGCGACGGCACGGCCGCGCGTCGCGTTCGCGTCGCCCGTCGTGGCGCTGGTGCCGCTAGGCTTCGGGCTCGTGCTGGTCGCGCAGTCACTCGTGCTGCCCGTCGCGCAGCCGTCGATGAACTGGCTCGGCGCCGGCTTCCTGCTTGCCGCGTTCATGGCGACGCACGCCGGTTTTGGTTTCAGCAGGGCGAATCTGACGGAAAACGCGTTCACGGTGGCGGCGTTCGCGCTGGTCGTGGGCGGCCTCTTTGCCGTGTTCTGCCAGACCATCCAGCTGTTTCACCTCGAGGTGAAGGTGACGCCGCTCGTGGTCGCCTACAGCGTGATGACCGAGCGCCGGCCGTTCGGCAACATGGCGCAGGCCAATCACCTGGCAACGTATATTGCGTTCGCCACGGCGGGTGCGATGTACCTCGTGCAGACGCGGCGCATCAACATCTTCATCTGGCTGCTCGTGTCGGCGATTTTTTCGGGCGGTCTGGCGCTGACCGTGTCGCGCGGACCGTGGCTGCAGATGGGCGTGATCGTCGTCGCGGGGTTCTGGATGGCGTTTGCCGAACTGCGGCGTAATCCGGCGCGCCGCCGCAGCAATCGCGAATGGCTGATTCCCGTCGTGCTCGCCGTGTTGTTTTTCGCGGTGAATGCGGCGATCCGCTGGGCGAACGTTCACTACGATCTCGGTCTGGCCCAGTCGGCTGCCGAGCGCATGAAGGACTCCAGCCAGATCGCGCCGCGTCTCGCGTTGTGGAAGTATGGTTGGACGATGTTCCGCACGCATCCGCTGCTGGGCGTCGGCTGGGGCGAATTTCCGCGCTATCAGTTCGATCTGGCGAAAGCGCTGGGCGGCGTCGAGATTGCCAACAACTCGCACGACATCTTTATCGATCTGCTCGCGAAGACGGGGCTGATCGGACTGGGTATCGTGCTGCTCGGTCTCGCTGCGTGGTTCGTGCGCGTCGTGCGCGCGCCGCAAACGGCCGCGCGCGTGTTCGGTCTCGCGCTGATCGGCGTGCTGGTGATGCATGCGCTCGTCGAGTATCCGCAGCAGTACATGTTCTTCCTGCTGCCGGCGATGTTCGTGATCGGTCTGCTCGACACGAAGCCGCTGCGGCTGATTCCGGGCGGCATCTCATTCGGCGCGTTCCTTGTGATCGTGTTCGGCGGACTGGCTGCGCTGTATCCAATCTATCGCGACTATGCGCGCGCCGAAGTGCTGTATTACGGCTCGCGTCCGTTCGACCAGTATCGTGAAGATCCGTCGTTCCTGTTCGGCGCGTGGGGCGAGTACGGGATGGCGACGCTCCTGCCGATGAACTCACAGGATCTGCCGCACAAGCTCGCGATGCATCGTCAGGCGATGGCGCTGTTGCCGGGCGAAACGGTGCTGCGCCGTTATGCCGTGTTGCAGGCGTTGAGCGGCGACACCAACGGCGCGTTCGATACCGTCGACCGTCTGAAGATCTTCGCCGAGGAACTGCATGACTGGCCATCGCAGCTCGCGTATCTGTACGATTTGTGCGACCAGCAGAAGACACTGGGGGCGTTCAAGGCGGAACTGATGAAGAAGTACGGCACGCCGCCGAAGGACATCAACAACGACGACGAAGAGGGCGACGACGCGGATTGA
- the recA gene encoding recombinase RecA, giving the protein MEESKKGSAGLTAEKSKALAAALAQIEKQFGKGSVMRLGQGEAVEDIQVVSTGSLGLDIALGVGGLPRGRVVEIYGPESSGKTTLTLQVVAEMQKLGGTAAFIDAEHALDIQYAQKLGVNVSELLVSQPDTGEQALEIADALVRSGSIDMIVIDSVAALVPKAEIEGEMGDSLPGLQARLMSQALRKLTGTIKRTNCLVIFINQIRMKIGVMFGNPETTTGGNALKFYASVRLDIRRIGSIKKNDEVIGNETRVKVVKNKVAPPFREAIFDILYGEGISRQGEIIDLGVQAKIVDKAGAWYSYSGERIGQGKDNAREFLRENPDIAREIENRIRESLGVNAMPAGAAVSADEEVGEEE; this is encoded by the coding sequence ATGGAAGAAAGCAAGAAAGGCTCGGCTGGACTGACTGCGGAAAAGAGCAAGGCACTCGCGGCCGCGCTTGCGCAGATCGAAAAGCAGTTCGGCAAAGGGTCGGTCATGCGGCTCGGCCAGGGTGAGGCAGTCGAAGATATCCAGGTGGTCTCCACGGGATCGCTGGGCCTCGACATCGCGCTGGGCGTCGGTGGTCTGCCGCGTGGCCGTGTAGTGGAAATCTACGGGCCGGAATCGTCGGGTAAAACCACGCTGACGCTGCAAGTCGTCGCCGAAATGCAAAAGCTTGGCGGCACGGCAGCGTTCATCGACGCGGAACACGCGCTAGATATTCAATACGCGCAAAAGCTCGGCGTGAACGTCAGCGAGCTGCTGGTTTCGCAGCCGGACACGGGCGAACAGGCGCTCGAAATCGCGGACGCACTGGTGCGTTCGGGTTCGATCGACATGATCGTGATCGACTCGGTTGCGGCGCTGGTGCCGAAGGCCGAAATCGAAGGCGAAATGGGCGATTCGCTGCCGGGTCTGCAGGCGCGTCTGATGTCGCAGGCACTGCGCAAGCTGACGGGCACGATCAAGCGCACGAACTGCCTCGTGATCTTCATCAACCAGATCCGCATGAAGATCGGTGTCATGTTCGGCAACCCGGAAACCACCACGGGTGGTAACGCGCTGAAGTTCTACGCGTCGGTGCGTCTGGACATTCGCCGTATCGGTTCGATCAAGAAGAACGACGAAGTGATCGGCAACGAAACGCGCGTGAAAGTGGTGAAGAACAAGGTGGCGCCGCCGTTCCGCGAAGCGATCTTTGACATCCTCTACGGCGAAGGCATCTCGCGTCAGGGCGAAATCATCGATCTCGGCGTGCAGGCAAAGATCGTCGACAAGGCGGGCGCCTGGTACAGCTACAGCGGCGAACGCATTGGTCAGGGCAAGGACAACGCGCGTGAATTCCTGCGCGAGAATCCGGACATTGCACGCGAAATCGAGAACCGTATCCGTGAGTCGCTCGGCGTGAACGCGATGCCGGCAGGCGCCGCCGTCAGTGCCGACGAGGAAGTGGGCGAAGAGGAGTAA
- the recX gene encoding recombination regulator RecX, translating into MIRKGRSASSTTGAGRNAGGPRDDDPFGSPSRVSSRRSASPAASFPEHSSSDDFDPFESFDAHDRAAGVGPASSSTADAGNGEVTYTRSRRQPGEGKPADTTSRASQRPERSLKGRALGYLSRREYSRAELSRKLSPYAEEGESIDTLLDSLESEGWLSNSRFAESLLNRRASRMGAGRIVNELKRHSVGQELVEEVSAQLRETELARAQAVWSKKFGTLPETPNERAKQARFLATRGFSQGIIGKILKGIDED; encoded by the coding sequence GTGATACGCAAGGGCCGCTCCGCTTCCTCGACTACGGGCGCAGGACGCAACGCGGGCGGCCCGCGTGACGACGATCCATTCGGATCGCCGTCACGCGTGTCTTCACGCAGGTCTGCTTCTCCCGCAGCATCGTTTCCGGAACACTCGTCATCCGACGACTTCGATCCATTCGAATCGTTCGATGCGCACGATCGCGCCGCCGGTGTTGGCCCCGCTTCGAGTAGCACCGCCGACGCTGGAAACGGCGAAGTCACCTATACGCGCTCGCGTCGCCAGCCAGGCGAAGGCAAACCCGCCGATACCACGAGCCGCGCTTCACAACGTCCCGAACGCTCTCTGAAAGGCCGCGCGCTCGGCTATCTTTCGCGCCGCGAGTACAGCCGCGCGGAGTTGTCGCGCAAGCTCTCGCCGTATGCGGAAGAGGGCGAATCAATCGACACACTGCTGGATTCACTCGAAAGCGAAGGCTGGCTGTCGAATTCCCGTTTTGCCGAAAGCCTGCTCAACCGGCGCGCGTCGCGCATGGGCGCGGGCCGCATCGTCAATGAGCTCAAGCGCCATTCGGTCGGGCAGGAACTGGTCGAAGAGGTGAGTGCGCAGCTACGCGAAACCGAACTGGCACGGGCTCAGGCCGTCTGGAGCAAGAAGTTCGGCACCTTGCCCGAAACGCCAAACGAACGCGCAAAGCAGGCGCGCTTTCTTGCCACACGGGGTTTTTCCCAGGGAATCATCGGGAAAATTCTCAAGGGAATCGACGAAGACTGA
- a CDS encoding DUF2889 domain-containing protein, whose amino-acid sequence MPLSPPVSRQLRHSRAIRADAYEREDGLWDIEACLTDQKPRDVTLASGVRPNGLPIHELWLRITIDRKLNVVDAEASSDWVPYPGLCEASNPAYRALIGLNLLQNFRRDAARLLAGTTGCTHLTELCAILPTAAIQAFAGDVWNTDKGRPGSEEPAGSASGSADGSTRGTQGSTGQDAQDNASSGQASEQASQQSNDKPPFQLGRCHALRFDGEAVRQFYPRWYGHAPRSADRADAAPNGQAVKTARPE is encoded by the coding sequence ATGCCGCTCTCCCCGCCAGTGTCCCGACAGTTGCGCCACAGCCGCGCAATCCGAGCGGACGCATACGAGCGTGAAGATGGGCTGTGGGATATCGAGGCATGCCTCACCGACCAAAAGCCACGTGACGTGACGCTTGCGTCGGGTGTCCGGCCGAACGGCCTGCCGATCCATGAACTCTGGCTCCGCATCACGATCGATCGCAAGCTCAATGTCGTCGACGCTGAAGCGTCGTCCGACTGGGTTCCGTATCCCGGTCTGTGTGAAGCCTCCAATCCCGCCTATCGCGCCCTCATCGGGCTCAATCTGTTGCAAAACTTCCGTCGCGATGCTGCCCGTTTGCTGGCCGGCACGACAGGCTGCACGCATCTCACCGAGTTGTGCGCAATCCTGCCGACTGCCGCCATCCAGGCGTTCGCGGGCGACGTGTGGAACACGGATAAAGGCAGGCCAGGAAGCGAGGAGCCTGCAGGTTCAGCCAGTGGATCGGCAGACGGTTCAACCCGCGGCACGCAAGGCAGCACGGGACAAGACGCCCAAGACAACGCTTCGAGCGGGCAAGCAAGCGAACAGGCGAGCCAGCAATCAAACGACAAACCGCCATTCCAGTTGGGCCGCTGCCATGCGCTGCGATTCGACGGCGAGGCGGTGCGACAGTTTTATCCGCGCTGGTACGGCCACGCGCCGCGTTCAGCGGATCGCGCGGATGCCGCACCCAACGGACAGGCCGTGAAGACGGCGCGTCCGGAGTAA
- a CDS encoding TerC family protein: MLDFLTTLHWGAVFQIIVIDILLGGDNAVVIALACRNLPPAQRTKGVLWGTLGAIVLRVALIAFAVALLDVPLLKFAGGLLLLWIGVRLLAPAPDAHANVKPADKLVTAIKTIIVADAVMSLDNVIAIAGAAEAAEPHHRIALVVFGLIVSIPLIVWGSQLVLKLLDRYPFVITLGGALLGWIAGGLIINDPAGDRWPVLDTPVAEYGMSIACALFVVILGYAMKRRNASRIAGDTPPGTH, translated from the coding sequence ATGCTCGACTTCCTCACTACGCTCCATTGGGGCGCCGTCTTTCAGATCATCGTCATCGACATCCTGCTGGGTGGCGACAACGCTGTCGTGATCGCGCTCGCCTGCCGCAACCTGCCGCCCGCGCAGCGCACCAAGGGCGTGTTGTGGGGAACACTGGGCGCCATCGTGCTGCGTGTCGCGCTGATCGCGTTTGCGGTCGCGCTGCTCGACGTGCCGTTGCTCAAGTTCGCGGGCGGCCTGCTGCTGCTGTGGATCGGCGTGCGCCTGCTGGCGCCCGCGCCCGATGCGCACGCGAATGTCAAACCCGCCGACAAGCTGGTCACGGCCATCAAGACGATCATCGTGGCCGACGCCGTGATGAGCCTCGACAACGTGATCGCGATTGCCGGTGCCGCCGAGGCCGCCGAGCCGCATCACCGCATCGCCCTCGTCGTGTTCGGGCTGATCGTCAGCATTCCGCTGATCGTCTGGGGCAGCCAGCTTGTGCTGAAGCTGCTGGACCGGTACCCCTTCGTCATTACGCTGGGCGGCGCGCTGCTCGGCTGGATCGCGGGCGGTCTGATCATCAACGACCCGGCGGGCGACCGTTGGCCCGTGCTGGATACGCCTGTTGCCGAGTACGGCATGAGCATCGCTTGCGCGCTATTCGTCGTGATCCTCGGTTATGCGATGAAGCGGCGCAACGCGAGCCGCATCGCCGGCGACACACCACCGGGAACGCATTGA
- a CDS encoding response regulator transcription factor, protein MRILIAEDDSILADGLVRSLRQSAYAVDHVKTGAEADTALSMQTFDLLILDLGLPKMSGLEVLRRLRARNSNVPVLILTAADSVDERVKGLDLGADDYMAKPFALNELEARVRALTRRGAGGGPTVVKHGSLSFDQVGRIAYANEQVIDLSARELGLLEVLLQRIGRLVSKEQLVDHLCEWGEEVSNNAIEVYVHRLRKKIEPSGVRIITVRGLGYCLEKAAPQTPAQQSEPSDAPAAMPASHHFK, encoded by the coding sequence ATGCGAATTCTCATTGCCGAAGACGACAGCATACTCGCGGACGGTCTCGTTCGATCACTCCGCCAATCGGCATACGCCGTTGACCATGTGAAGACGGGAGCGGAAGCGGATACCGCGCTGTCGATGCAGACTTTCGACCTCCTCATCCTCGATCTCGGCCTGCCGAAAATGTCGGGCCTCGAAGTGCTGCGGCGTCTGCGCGCGCGCAATTCGAACGTGCCCGTGCTGATCCTGACGGCAGCCGACAGCGTCGACGAGCGCGTGAAGGGCCTCGATCTCGGCGCCGACGACTACATGGCCAAGCCTTTTGCGCTGAACGAGCTCGAAGCGCGCGTGCGCGCGCTCACGCGGCGCGGCGCGGGCGGCGGCCCGACCGTCGTCAAGCACGGCTCGCTGTCGTTCGACCAGGTCGGCCGGATTGCCTATGCCAATGAGCAGGTTATCGATCTGTCCGCACGTGAGTTAGGATTGCTCGAAGTCCTGTTGCAGCGGATCGGGCGGCTGGTGTCGAAGGAACAACTGGTCGATCACCTGTGCGAATGGGGCGAAGAGGTCAGCAACAACGCGATCGAAGTGTACGTGCACCGGCTGCGCAAGAAGATCGAACCGAGCGGCGTGCGCATCATCACCGTGCGCGGGTTGGGTTACTGTCTGGAGAAGGCCGCACCGCAGACGCCGGCTCAGCAGTCCGAGCCGTCCGACGCGCCCGCTGCCATGCCCGCAAGCCACCACTTCAAGTAA
- a CDS encoding sensor histidine kinase yields MSVRAPRATAHAADLDEVRDARYANPFAPPDETEAAAETRPRSLFGEILDWMLAPLLLLWPMSLAVTYLVAKSIANGPFDRALETDAYVLARQIHPVNGIAELTLPDSTRDFLRADNIDSVFYQVLGTRGELVAGDRDMPLPREEDRPQPGIVEFRDDMVRGNDIRVAYTTVEFPQTPGAQPVLVQVAETLDKRSALANDIIKGVILPQFVILPLAILLVWFGLSRGLAPLHALQAHIRARRPDDLSPLEARRAPPEIEPLVTSFNDLLTRLEQNMELQKRFIADAAHQMKTPLAGLRTQAELALRQDASAEVHRSLEQIATSSEHAARLVTQLLALARAENRMSGQIFTPVEIGDVARSAVRDWIQPALAKQMDLGYEGPETPEEAIEVDGNPVMLREMLSNLIDNAIRYTPSGGRITVRVRRDDVAHMAHLEVEDTGLGIPAAERERVVERFYRILGREGDGSGLGLAIVREIATMHGGTLAIEDNVYQTSPRLAGTLVRVSLRMLDRVRDLP; encoded by the coding sequence ATGTCCGTCCGCGCACCGCGCGCCACGGCTCACGCGGCGGATCTCGACGAAGTCCGCGACGCGCGCTACGCGAATCCATTCGCGCCGCCCGACGAAACCGAGGCGGCTGCGGAGACGCGTCCGCGTTCGCTCTTCGGCGAAATCCTCGACTGGATGCTCGCGCCGTTGCTGCTGCTATGGCCGATGAGCCTTGCCGTCACGTACCTGGTGGCGAAGTCGATTGCGAACGGACCGTTCGATCGCGCGCTCGAAACCGACGCCTACGTGCTCGCGCGGCAGATTCATCCCGTCAATGGCATTGCCGAACTGACGTTGCCCGATTCGACGCGTGATTTTCTTCGTGCCGACAATATAGATAGCGTGTTTTATCAGGTGCTCGGCACGCGTGGCGAACTGGTTGCGGGCGACCGCGACATGCCGCTGCCGCGCGAGGAAGACCGGCCGCAGCCGGGCATCGTCGAGTTTCGCGACGACATGGTGCGTGGCAACGACATCCGTGTCGCGTACACGACCGTCGAGTTTCCGCAGACGCCGGGCGCGCAGCCCGTGCTCGTGCAGGTGGCCGAAACGCTCGACAAACGTAGCGCGCTCGCCAACGACATCATCAAGGGCGTGATCCTGCCGCAGTTCGTGATCCTCCCGCTCGCGATTCTGCTCGTGTGGTTCGGGCTGTCGCGCGGTCTCGCGCCGCTGCATGCGCTGCAGGCGCATATTCGCGCGCGGCGCCCCGACGACCTGTCGCCGCTCGAAGCGCGCCGCGCGCCGCCGGAAATCGAGCCGCTTGTCACGTCGTTCAATGACCTGCTGACGCGTCTCGAACAGAACATGGAACTGCAAAAGCGCTTCATCGCCGATGCCGCGCATCAGATGAAGACACCGCTCGCAGGCTTGCGCACACAAGCCGAGTTGGCGCTGCGGCAGGATGCGTCGGCGGAAGTGCATCGCTCGCTCGAGCAGATCGCGACGAGTTCAGAGCACGCCGCGCGGCTCGTCACACAGTTGCTTGCGCTCGCGCGCGCGGAGAACCGGATGTCCGGCCAGATCTTCACGCCCGTCGAGATTGGCGACGTTGCCCGCAGCGCCGTGCGCGACTGGATCCAGCCCGCGCTCGCGAAGCAGATGGATCTCGGCTACGAAGGCCCGGAAACGCCCGAAGAAGCGATCGAAGTGGATGGCAACCCGGTGATGCTGCGCGAGATGCTGTCGAACCTGATCGACAACGCAATCCGCTACACACCATCGGGCGGACGGATCACCGTGCGGGTGCGGCGCGATGACGTCGCCCACATGGCTCATCTCGAAGTAGAGGACACGGGCCTTGGCATTCCCGCCGCCGAGCGCGAACGCGTGGTCGAGCGGTTTTACCGGATTCTCGGGCGCGAAGGCGACGGCAGCGGACTGGGCCTCGCGATCGTCCGGGAAATCGCGACGATGCACGGCGGCACGCTCGCCATCGAGGACAACGTCTATCAGACGTCGCCGCGCCTCGCCGGAACCCTCGTTCGCGTCAGCTTAAGGATGCTGGATCGTGTACGGGACTTACCCTAA
- the sucD gene encoding succinate--CoA ligase subunit alpha: MSILINKDTKVITQGITGKTGQFHTRACREYANGREAFVAGVNPKKAGEDFEGIPIYASVKEAKAETGATVSVIYVPPAGAAAAIWEAVEADLDLAICITEGIPVRDMIEVKDRMRREGRKTLLLGPNCPGTITPDELKIGIMPGHIHRKGRIGVVSRSGTLTYEAVGQLTAIGLGQSSAVGIGGDPINGLKHIDVMKMFNDDPDTDAVIMIGEIGGPDEANAAYWIKDNMKKPVVGFIAGVTAPPGKRMGHAGALISGGADTADAKLEIMDACGIKVTKNPSEMARLLKAML, encoded by the coding sequence ATGTCGATTCTGATCAACAAAGACACCAAGGTCATCACGCAGGGCATCACCGGCAAGACCGGTCAGTTCCACACGCGCGCATGCCGTGAATATGCAAACGGCCGCGAAGCATTCGTCGCGGGCGTGAACCCCAAGAAGGCTGGCGAAGATTTCGAAGGCATTCCTATCTACGCTAGCGTGAAGGAAGCCAAGGCAGAAACGGGCGCGACCGTCTCGGTCATTTACGTGCCGCCCGCAGGCGCCGCTGCTGCAATCTGGGAAGCCGTCGAAGCCGATCTCGATCTCGCGATCTGTATCACGGAAGGCATCCCCGTTCGCGACATGATCGAAGTCAAGGACCGTATGCGCCGCGAAGGCCGCAAGACGCTCCTGCTCGGACCGAACTGCCCGGGCACGATCACGCCGGACGAACTGAAGATCGGCATCATGCCGGGTCACATCCACCGCAAGGGCCGCATCGGCGTCGTGTCGCGTTCGGGCACGCTGACGTATGAAGCAGTTGGCCAGCTGACCGCGATCGGCCTCGGCCAGTCGTCGGCAGTCGGTATCGGCGGCGACCCGATCAACGGTCTGAAGCACATCGACGTGATGAAGATGTTCAACGACGATCCCGACACGGACGCCGTGATCATGATCGGTGAAATCGGTGGCCCGGACGAAGCGAACGCTGCTTACTGGATCAAGGACAACATGAAGAAGCCGGTGGTTGGCTTCATCGCTGGCGTCACGGCGCCTCCGGGCAAGCGCATGGGCCACGCCGGCGCGCTGATCTCGGGCGGTGCGGATACGGCCGACGCGAAGCTGGAAATCATGGACGCCTGCGGTATCAAGGTCACGAAGAACCCGTCGGAAATGGCGCGTCTTCTGAAGGCGATGCTGTAA
- a CDS encoding pilin gives MTAIVAVASLSTLYAPWLRARSSRAWPVPLARIGRWWGFTLIELMIVLAIVGVIAAYAIPAYQDYLARSRVGEGLSLASAAQLTVGENAGSGNAFGSGYTSPPATRNVQSIHIDDDTGQITVAFTARVSDEGANTIVFVPSAPDSADTPTARVALTKGAAQKGTITWECFAGGKAASSLPAPGAGPLPADAPTLPSNLAPPDCRS, from the coding sequence ATGACCGCTATCGTTGCCGTTGCTTCGTTGTCCACGCTTTATGCGCCCTGGTTGCGCGCCCGTTCGTCGCGCGCATGGCCTGTCCCGCTTGCTCGCATCGGGCGTTGGTGGGGCTTCACACTGATCGAATTGATGATCGTGCTGGCCATCGTCGGCGTGATCGCGGCATATGCGATTCCCGCATATCAGGACTATCTCGCGCGCAGCCGCGTCGGCGAGGGGTTGTCGCTGGCGTCCGCGGCGCAGTTGACCGTCGGCGAGAACGCCGGCAGCGGCAATGCATTCGGCAGCGGCTACACGTCTCCGCCCGCCACACGCAACGTGCAGTCGATCCATATCGACGACGACACGGGCCAGATTACCGTCGCATTCACGGCGCGCGTCTCGGACGAAGGCGCGAACACGATCGTGTTCGTGCCGTCCGCGCCTGACAGCGCCGACACGCCCACAGCGCGCGTCGCGCTGACGAAAGGCGCGGCGCAGAAGGGGACCATCACGTGGGAATGCTTCGCGGGCGGCAAGGCTGCCTCGTCGCTGCCGGCTCCGGGCGCTGGACCGTTGCCCGCCGATGCGCCGACGCTGCCGTCGAATCTCGCGCCGCCCGATTGCCGCAGCTGA